The proteins below are encoded in one region of Streptomyces sp. NBC_00490:
- a CDS encoding DUF932 domain-containing protein: MTQQFAERATNVAPTGARNADASDLVRILEDGQRRKLDVIATASALRMREGNVHVEGVEAQLSARGVTAVDGIYRPTAVADEGISDKLRIPLAYLRRMRAENVPLLDDNVNAWMRQEPERRFMLRAFRGENGPGMPGEGVARALLSDSYKLMDNLDMLLAALDGVEQSGHPTRITGCDLTDRRMYVRVESEAVAVQARNLLRGYRSPFDGRSGDELPMISAGFVITNSEVGAGAYTITPRAVIQVCRNGLTETKDVMRAVHLGGKQDEGVVSWSGQTQRKTLELITSKTTDAVRTFLSREYVEAKVHAMEAAAGKTLDEPTKTIEHVTKSLSIGTETKDRILSHFIRGGQMTAGGVMQAITSTAQTLTDADQAAALEALAVPALTAAAAHG; the protein is encoded by the coding sequence ATGACTCAGCAGTTCGCCGAGCGCGCTACGAATGTCGCCCCCACCGGTGCCCGCAACGCCGACGCGTCCGACCTGGTCCGCATCCTGGAGGACGGGCAGCGCCGGAAGCTGGACGTCATCGCCACCGCGTCCGCGCTGCGGATGCGTGAGGGAAACGTGCACGTCGAAGGCGTCGAGGCCCAGCTCAGCGCGCGCGGCGTGACGGCCGTTGACGGCATCTACCGCCCCACCGCCGTTGCCGACGAGGGGATCTCTGACAAGCTCCGCATCCCGCTGGCCTACCTGCGCCGCATGCGCGCGGAGAACGTCCCGCTGTTGGACGACAACGTCAACGCGTGGATGCGGCAGGAGCCGGAGCGCCGTTTCATGCTCCGCGCGTTCCGGGGCGAGAACGGCCCCGGGATGCCCGGCGAGGGCGTGGCCCGCGCGCTGCTGTCCGACAGCTACAAGCTGATGGACAACCTGGACATGCTGTTGGCCGCCCTGGACGGGGTGGAGCAGTCCGGGCACCCCACCCGGATCACGGGGTGCGACCTCACCGACCGGCGCATGTACGTGCGCGTCGAGTCCGAAGCCGTCGCCGTCCAGGCCCGCAACCTGCTGCGCGGCTACCGCTCCCCGTTCGACGGCCGCAGCGGTGACGAACTCCCGATGATCTCGGCCGGGTTCGTCATCACCAACAGCGAGGTAGGCGCGGGGGCGTACACCATCACCCCGCGCGCGGTCATCCAGGTCTGCCGCAACGGCCTGACCGAGACCAAGGACGTCATGCGCGCCGTGCACCTGGGAGGCAAGCAGGACGAGGGCGTTGTGTCCTGGTCCGGCCAGACCCAGCGCAAGACGCTGGAACTCATCACCTCCAAGACCACCGACGCCGTTCGCACCTTCCTGTCCCGTGAGTACGTCGAGGCGAAGGTGCACGCGATGGAGGCTGCCGCCGGGAAGACGCTGGACGAGCCGACGAAGACCATCGAGCACGTCACCAAGTCCCTCAGCATCGGCACCGAGACGAAGGACCGGATCCTGTCCCACTTCATCCGGGGTGGTCAGATGACGGCCGGGGGCGTGATGCAGGCCATCACGTCGACCGCGCAGACCCTCACCGACGCCGACCAGGCCGCCGCCCTGGAAGCGCTCGCGGTGCCCGCCCTCACGGCCGCCGCCGCGCACGGCTGA
- a CDS encoding sigma-70 family RNA polymerase sigma factor codes for MWGPDSEPVTDRELVAQALDASRPKRRKRALEMIAERYVREVLVATARRMGDAEAAAEVTQETFADACDKLLKGEGPANPDRLGGWLINFSRRRELNHYRRRDVARERLSKADVQGDAFGSGVSRVGVARDDEKRLAEARVIASRLGGTLAEDEQEIYQLYYQQGLSVAEITGRLAASGRALSHKTVQNKVTRVAAVVAVGFEAFLLVQQDRTLCRRLTDIVGRYPGEFGGELRDHVLKHARKCADCGSCAVCPTCRVRDILALDTCVKSTKCHRCTVCDGERTALKAEWAPALVILLFVRPVRTLVLQAINQAWSTAISVLSSAPPTHPPITLSGPLSAPPSTVRPLRHPVVKAATAAVATAAVIVGTLVLTRPEAASPARTVPVVATMPTIAYATDTHIRVQTKDEATTVATVEDGSTVTDLVWSADRRHLGWLTTTGRQTATTLHSTDLTTGQSRTWNCDGCAGLAFQGANLVSVRQGGEILSHPPTGAAPRTLDFQGVDLTAAALQYFLVGSTAQGSELLIFTIDNNVGGADGNKLYRMTADGMVTTVVDDTFTQIPGGARQPGQYTAISPDGTRLAFGGNVSGGDPCEPPDGVTVVDLDADKRTTTALPTTGTRSPLRITAVWFDARGDVLASAFRQPEKVCQTYELGDAGGRQPTAVYRLAAGTWTKTDQNATTAQTTPGGWNARRAGTVGLNDYRPPKSPLLVTNAKNQEAKLDESVVAFSWAPPEQTATPLLGTLWAPNQKGYGLPEPSMFYNGGSPSGMVRDLHWTSWGKPRATATGEAIYAVGQSVAESPWETSTVVAFDLGNCNGARTYRKINIYWPQHEAFDPDRYIDVCTGQYSNNP; via the coding sequence ATGTGGGGGCCGGACAGCGAGCCGGTCACGGACCGGGAGCTGGTGGCTCAGGCGTTAGACGCGTCGCGGCCCAAACGACGCAAGAGGGCGCTGGAGATGATCGCGGAGCGCTATGTACGCGAGGTGCTGGTCGCGACGGCGCGCAGGATGGGGGACGCGGAGGCGGCGGCAGAGGTCACCCAGGAGACCTTCGCCGACGCCTGCGACAAGCTCCTGAAAGGAGAGGGGCCGGCGAACCCCGACCGGCTGGGCGGCTGGCTCATCAACTTCAGCCGCCGCCGCGAACTCAACCACTACCGGCGCCGAGACGTGGCCCGGGAGCGTCTGAGCAAGGCCGACGTGCAGGGTGACGCTTTCGGGTCGGGTGTGTCCCGGGTGGGCGTGGCACGGGACGACGAGAAGCGGCTGGCCGAGGCGCGCGTCATCGCGAGCAGACTCGGGGGCACCCTGGCCGAGGACGAACAGGAGATCTATCAGCTCTACTACCAACAGGGCCTGTCGGTGGCCGAGATCACGGGGCGCCTGGCAGCGAGCGGACGGGCGCTGTCGCACAAGACCGTTCAGAACAAGGTCACCAGGGTGGCCGCCGTCGTCGCGGTCGGCTTCGAGGCGTTCCTGCTCGTGCAGCAGGACCGCACACTGTGCCGCCGGTTGACCGACATCGTCGGCAGGTACCCGGGTGAGTTCGGCGGCGAGCTGCGGGATCACGTGCTCAAGCACGCCCGCAAATGCGCCGACTGCGGTTCCTGCGCGGTGTGTCCCACCTGCAGGGTGCGCGACATCCTCGCCCTCGACACCTGCGTGAAGTCCACAAAGTGCCACCGGTGCACGGTGTGTGACGGCGAACGGACCGCCCTCAAAGCCGAATGGGCACCCGCGCTCGTCATCCTGCTGTTCGTCCGCCCGGTGCGCACACTCGTTCTCCAGGCCATCAACCAGGCATGGTCCACAGCCATCTCGGTGCTGTCCTCCGCACCACCGACGCATCCCCCGATCACCTTGTCCGGCCCATTGAGCGCACCACCGTCTACGGTGCGGCCGTTGCGGCACCCCGTGGTCAAGGCCGCCACGGCCGCAGTCGCCACAGCGGCCGTGATCGTGGGCACCCTGGTGCTCACCCGCCCCGAGGCCGCCTCCCCGGCGCGGACCGTGCCGGTCGTCGCGACCATGCCGACCATCGCGTACGCCACCGATACACACATCCGCGTCCAGACCAAGGACGAGGCCACAACCGTCGCCACGGTCGAGGACGGCAGCACCGTCACAGACCTCGTCTGGTCCGCCGACCGACGCCACCTGGGCTGGCTCACCACCACCGGCCGGCAAACGGCGACCACACTGCACTCCACCGATCTGACGACCGGCCAGAGCCGCACCTGGAACTGCGACGGCTGCGCCGGCCTCGCCTTCCAGGGAGCGAACCTCGTCAGCGTGCGCCAGGGAGGCGAGATCCTGTCCCACCCGCCCACCGGCGCGGCACCCCGCACCCTGGACTTCCAGGGCGTCGACCTCACCGCTGCCGCGCTCCAATACTTCCTCGTCGGCAGCACAGCCCAGGGCAGCGAGCTCCTCATCTTCACGATCGACAACAACGTCGGCGGCGCCGATGGCAACAAGCTGTACCGGATGACCGCCGACGGCATGGTGACCACCGTCGTCGACGACACCTTCACCCAGATTCCCGGCGGCGCCCGCCAGCCCGGCCAGTACACAGCCATCAGCCCGGACGGCACACGGCTGGCCTTCGGCGGCAACGTCTCGGGAGGAGATCCCTGCGAGCCGCCGGACGGCGTCACCGTCGTAGACCTCGACGCCGACAAACGCACCACCACCGCGCTGCCCACCACCGGTACGCGATCGCCGCTGCGGATCACAGCCGTCTGGTTCGACGCCCGCGGAGACGTTCTGGCCAGCGCCTTCCGCCAGCCGGAGAAGGTCTGCCAGACATACGAACTGGGAGATGCCGGCGGCCGGCAGCCGACCGCCGTCTACCGGCTCGCCGCGGGCACCTGGACCAAGACAGACCAGAACGCCACGACGGCCCAGACCACCCCCGGCGGATGGAATGCGCGACGCGCCGGAACCGTCGGCCTCAACGACTACCGGCCCCCCAAGTCACCACTGCTGGTGACCAACGCCAAAAACCAGGAAGCCAAGCTCGACGAGTCCGTCGTGGCCTTCAGCTGGGCTCCTCCCGAGCAGACGGCCACCCCCCTGCTGGGCACGCTGTGGGCGCCGAACCAGAAGGGATACGGGCTGCCCGAACCCTCCATGTTCTACAACGGCGGCAGCCCCTCCGGAATGGTCCGCGACCTGCACTGGACCTCCTGGGGCAAACCCCGCGCCACAGCAACCGGCGAAGCCATCTACGCCGTCGGCCAATCAGTAGCCGAAAGCCCCTGGGAAACCAGCACCGTCGTCGCCTTCGACCTGGGAAACTGCAACGGCGCCCGGACCTACCGGAAAATCAACATCTACTGGCCGCAACACGAAGCCTTCGACCCCGACCGGTACATCGATGTATGCACGGGACAGTACTCGAACAACCCCTGA